In Candidatus Babeliales bacterium, a genomic segment contains:
- a CDS encoding glycosyltransferase: protein MIALVFLFVMSFSCNINAEWPYMPFDDAMKKNNFPNVYDVTTHIVGIPGNTLYEFFEDLYEQYAHLTAEADLRIPKIIHQIWLGSPLPEEFRALQQSWVEYHTNRGWMYKLWTDEDVAQLQLYNQQFYDATDNYGVKSDILRWELLYNYGGVYIDTDYECLRSLDELHYTYDFYTALQPLDTLFVQLGAALVGSRPGHPILQHCIETIKYDWHHKGAPKKTGPVHFTKSFYAVAGKNGSKDIAFPAFYFYPLGCSETIDNRVTWVHRGAFAVHWWAKSWMPKQYRPALSRNIDNKFSANSWND, encoded by the coding sequence ATGATCGCATTAGTATTTTTATTTGTAATGTCTTTTTCATGCAATATAAACGCAGAATGGCCATATATGCCATTCGATGATGCTATGAAAAAAAATAACTTTCCTAATGTTTATGACGTAACAACACATATTGTTGGTATACCTGGAAACACCTTGTATGAATTTTTTGAAGATCTGTATGAACAATATGCACATCTTACAGCAGAAGCTGATCTTAGAATTCCTAAAATTATTCACCAAATCTGGCTAGGAAGCCCGTTACCAGAAGAATTTAGAGCGCTACAACAATCGTGGGTAGAATACCATACAAATCGCGGCTGGATGTATAAACTATGGACAGACGAAGATGTTGCACAACTCCAACTATACAATCAGCAATTTTATGATGCAACGGATAATTATGGCGTAAAATCTGATATTTTACGCTGGGAGCTGCTGTATAATTATGGCGGTGTCTACATTGATACGGATTATGAATGTTTACGCTCACTAGATGAATTGCACTACACGTACGATTTTTACACGGCACTGCAACCGCTTGACACATTATTCGTACAACTTGGCGCTGCACTTGTTGGTTCGCGACCAGGACACCCTATCTTGCAACATTGCATCGAAACAATTAAGTATGATTGGCACCACAAAGGCGCACCAAAGAAAACAGGCCCTGTACATTTTACTAAATCGTTTTATGCAGTAGCTGGAAAAAATGGAAGCAAAGATATAGCGTTTCCTGCATTTTATTTTTACCCACTTGGTTGCTCCGAAACAATAGACAATAGAGTTACGTGGGTACATCGAGGAGCTTTTGCAGTACACTGGTGGGCAAAAAGCTGGATGCCAAAACAGTATCGCCCTGCTTTATCTAGAAATATAGATAACAAATTTTCAGCGAACAGTTGGAATGATTAA
- a CDS encoding UDP-glucose/GDP-mannose dehydrogenase family protein, translating into MFSSIIRRNFFLGLLLLPPLFLSAQSDKVITIVGTGYVGLVSGACLAEIGNSVICTDVDTKKIELLRDYIMPIYELGLEDLVERNVEAGRLMFTDDVSQAIEMGDIIFIAVGTPMGEDGNADLSYINAVIKTIADSLNSYKIIVTKSTVPVGTGKKIRAQLEENYGIDPSLFSIVSNPEFLREGLAVNDFLYPDRLIIGTDSDSALIALCEIYETLITGGTPYVLTDVQTAEMIKYASNAFLSVKISYINEVANLCDATDADVKTVAYAMGLDHRISPAFLNPGPGFGGSCFPKDSQAIVYIAREHNLPFHTVQAALDANVVQQGKPVEKLQALVQRELHEDLAGKTIAVLGLAFKANTDDVRYSPSIKTIELLLEQGAIVRAYDPIAMNNMSKIFPGLMYCTSPYEAATTADAVVIMTDWDEIKQIDFVRLKKVMRNAIIVDARNIVNPETLKQLGYACDAIGQSYLCKKRNEYLRKLVPIHLRKRVPSSRFPGKRDH; encoded by the coding sequence ATGTTTTCATCAATTATTCGTAGGAATTTTTTTCTTGGATTATTATTGTTACCGCCATTATTTCTTTCTGCACAAAGCGACAAGGTGATAACTATAGTTGGTACAGGATATGTGGGCCTTGTTTCAGGTGCTTGCCTTGCTGAAATTGGTAATTCAGTAATTTGTACGGATGTTGATACAAAAAAAATAGAATTATTACGCGACTATATTATGCCAATTTATGAACTGGGACTTGAAGACCTTGTAGAACGAAATGTTGAGGCAGGAAGATTAATGTTCACTGATGATGTTTCCCAGGCAATTGAAATGGGAGATATTATATTTATTGCGGTTGGAACACCTATGGGAGAAGATGGAAATGCCGATCTTTCTTACATTAATGCAGTTATTAAAACAATTGCTGATAGTCTTAATTCATACAAAATTATTGTCACTAAAAGTACGGTACCAGTAGGAACAGGAAAAAAAATACGAGCACAATTGGAAGAAAATTATGGCATAGATCCAAGTTTGTTTAGCATTGTTTCAAATCCTGAATTTTTGCGTGAGGGTCTTGCTGTTAATGATTTTCTCTACCCAGATCGTCTAATTATTGGAACTGATTCGGACAGTGCACTTATTGCATTGTGTGAAATATACGAGACATTAATTACTGGTGGGACTCCTTACGTCTTGACTGATGTGCAAACTGCGGAAATGATTAAATATGCCTCAAATGCATTTTTATCAGTAAAAATAAGTTATATAAATGAAGTTGCTAATCTTTGCGATGCAACCGATGCCGATGTAAAAACAGTTGCATATGCAATGGGGCTAGATCATCGTATTAGTCCTGCATTTCTTAATCCGGGCCCTGGTTTTGGCGGATCATGTTTTCCAAAAGATTCGCAAGCTATAGTGTATATTGCTCGTGAACATAACTTGCCGTTTCATACTGTTCAAGCAGCATTAGATGCAAATGTGGTGCAGCAGGGCAAGCCGGTTGAAAAATTGCAAGCACTTGTACAAAGAGAATTACATGAAGATCTTGCAGGAAAAACAATTGCTGTGTTGGGTCTTGCTTTTAAAGCAAATACTGATGATGTTCGTTATTCTCCTTCAATTAAAACAATTGAATTGTTGCTAGAACAGGGAGCAATTGTCAGAGCGTATGATCCAATTGCAATGAACAATATGAGTAAAATTTTTCCAGGATTAATGTACTGTACATCGCCATATGAAGCGGCAACAACTGCTGATGCTGTTGTTATTATGACCGATTGGGATGAGATTAAACAAATTGATTTTGTGCGGCTCAAAAAAGTAATGCGCAATGCTATCATTGTGGATGCACGTAATATTGTTAACCCGGAAACACTCAAACAACTTGGCTATGCATGTGATGCAATTGGACAGTCATATTTGTGTAAAAAACGCAATGAATATCTTCGTAAACTTGTTCCAATACATCTTCGTAAACGTGTACCATCAAGTAGGTTTCCGGGCAAAAGGGATCATTAA
- a CDS encoding glycosyltransferase family 2 protein, which produces MNLRVIAAFFLCIGQLISGAPLKENSIERPIVVVVCSYNNDKWSENTLNSIFSQEYNNFRVIIVDDCSTDNNAEVIQKYIDDHNLTNRITFIKNEVRHRKLFNLYRTLYDCNDDEIVFMVDGDDSIAHSEVLAYINSVYEDENVWFTYGQYRNVPASQAIQWGHKEMGYCRAIPKHIQRKQAYRYYSFVYMHPRSFKAWLFKLVKLEDLIADTIDGFEGDFYPASNDVAMYFPMVEMAHTHIKFIPEVLYIRNLYSEIVGFKVDRRIQTASAREIRKKNCYSVLFQPKKNRFANLENAAADVFLLCRSNLTEIETILKEIQSKATGIGTVYVFFNGTTENKKICRFIKKQFLNVTFVPYEPNGSKSLKNRLLDYLSVAKNDHIFVTTDACSIVENITFSDYIFWLEKTYAYRFYLNRHASHQGTPRFIPLTDTICAWKISQGLDRWRGISIGEDSFICRKATLYQEAKRLDFNNIYTFLKAIHLIPTLPARVGLFPKDEIVKAVF; this is translated from the coding sequence ATGAACTTAAGAGTAATAGCTGCATTTTTTTTATGCATTGGACAATTGATCAGTGGAGCTCCTTTAAAAGAAAACTCCATCGAACGACCAATTGTAGTTGTTGTTTGCTCATATAACAATGACAAATGGTCCGAAAACACTCTTAATTCAATTTTTTCTCAGGAATATAACAACTTTAGAGTTATTATAGTTGATGACTGTTCAACAGATAACAATGCTGAAGTGATTCAAAAGTATATAGATGACCACAATCTTACCAACCGCATTACCTTTATTAAAAACGAAGTACGTCATCGTAAATTATTTAATCTGTATCGAACACTTTATGATTGCAACGATGATGAGATCGTCTTTATGGTTGATGGAGATGATTCAATAGCTCATTCAGAAGTTCTTGCATATATCAACAGTGTCTATGAAGATGAGAATGTATGGTTTACCTATGGTCAATATCGCAACGTTCCTGCTTCTCAAGCAATTCAATGGGGACACAAAGAAATGGGCTATTGTCGCGCTATCCCCAAACACATTCAACGAAAACAAGCATATCGTTACTACAGTTTTGTTTATATGCATCCACGATCATTTAAGGCATGGCTCTTTAAACTTGTCAAGTTGGAAGATTTAATAGCAGATACCATAGACGGCTTTGAAGGAGATTTTTATCCTGCAAGCAATGATGTTGCTATGTATTTTCCCATGGTTGAAATGGCGCACACTCATATCAAATTTATTCCTGAAGTTTTGTACATAAGAAATTTATATTCAGAAATTGTTGGTTTTAAGGTTGATCGACGTATCCAGACAGCTTCAGCACGAGAAATTAGAAAAAAAAATTGTTATTCTGTCTTATTTCAACCAAAAAAAAATAGATTCGCCAACTTAGAAAACGCAGCTGCTGATGTATTTCTTTTGTGTCGATCCAATCTCACTGAAATAGAAACCATTTTAAAAGAAATTCAAAGCAAAGCTACCGGAATAGGTACTGTATATGTCTTCTTTAATGGTACAACAGAAAACAAAAAAATCTGCCGCTTTATAAAAAAACAATTTCTTAATGTTACCTTTGTTCCTTACGAACCTAACGGCAGTAAGAGTCTAAAAAATCGTCTTCTGGATTATTTAAGCGTTGCTAAAAATGATCATATTTTTGTAACAACGGATGCTTGTTCCATAGTAGAAAATATAACATTTTCTGATTACATATTCTGGCTTGAAAAAACATATGCCTATCGATTTTATCTCAACAGACATGCATCACATCAAGGGACACCAAGATTTATCCCTCTTACCGACACAATATGTGCGTGGAAAATTTCTCAGGGTTTAGACAGGTGGAGAGGAATATCAATTGGAGAAGACTCCTTCATCTGCCGTAAAGCAACTCTCTACCAAGAGGCTAAAAGGTTAGATTTTAACAACATTTATACCTTTTTAAAAGCAATTCACCTCATCCCAACACTGCCAGCACGTGTAGGATTGTTTCCAAAAGATGAAATCGTTAAGGCTGTCTTTTAG
- a CDS encoding putative nucleotide-diphospho-sugar transferase, producing MKKLYVFSCIALLCYITESFSHEKIKLYALYTPSHEVLKDEYFLPSIQDDFDIVLEFCEQTCATAKFMNEGWTKTTMRKVDLIIRAIEENWGKIFIFSDVDIQFFAPIQDTILALMEGKDIIMQRNNPSGVLCTGFFACRGNEKTLRLWKDVKKTMQKKSSNSDQNSFNQCIKKKSKRNPYGLVWDYLPDSFFGGGTLTGYEWRPGMYLPIPEDIKMHHANWTPGISNKIKQLKYVARTVRTTKGLSKRQP from the coding sequence GTGAAAAAATTATATGTTTTTTCTTGTATTGCTTTACTTTGTTACATAACGGAATCTTTTTCTCATGAAAAAATAAAGTTATATGCCTTATACACACCGTCGCATGAAGTACTGAAAGATGAATATTTTTTACCGTCTATACAAGATGACTTTGACATTGTTCTTGAGTTTTGTGAGCAAACATGTGCTACAGCAAAATTTATGAATGAAGGGTGGACAAAAACAACAATGCGTAAGGTTGACCTTATTATTCGTGCAATCGAAGAAAATTGGGGTAAAATTTTTATTTTTTCAGATGTTGATATTCAATTTTTTGCGCCTATTCAAGACACTATTCTTGCATTGATGGAAGGCAAGGATATTATCATGCAAAGGAATAATCCGAGTGGCGTTTTATGTACCGGTTTTTTTGCATGTCGTGGTAATGAAAAAACGTTACGATTGTGGAAAGATGTCAAAAAAACAATGCAAAAAAAATCATCTAACAGTGATCAAAATTCATTTAACCAATGCATCAAAAAAAAGAGCAAAAGAAATCCTTATGGATTAGTGTGGGACTATTTACCAGATAGTTTTTTTGGGGGAGGAACGCTCACTGGTTATGAATGGCGTCCTGGAATGTACCTACCAATACCAGAGGATATTAAGATGCATCACGCTAATTGGACTCCTGGAATCAGCAACAAAATAAAACAACTTAAATATGTTGCGAGAACAGTGCGCACAACAAAAGGGCTATCTAAAAGACAGCCTTAA
- a CDS encoding FkbM family methyltransferase — MIIFNSHKTIDIVKQFLPDNPVIVEAGAFDGNDTKKMAKQWPNATIHAFEPLPEIYDRLVTNTTELNNVHYYRLALSSNNGTELFYVSERSTRPGVASQAGSLRKPKQRLSKSPLIFPRTTMVQTVTLDTWANENAIQTIDLMWLDTQGHELAILQAAPIMIKNITIILAEVSFIESYEGQPLYEDIVAWMTNHGFDHIGRDFEDTNTSFFGNALFVRK; from the coding sequence ATGATTATATTTAATTCGCATAAAACCATAGACATAGTAAAGCAATTTTTGCCTGATAATCCGGTTATTGTTGAAGCTGGTGCATTTGATGGTAATGATACTAAAAAAATGGCAAAACAATGGCCAAACGCGACAATTCATGCATTTGAACCATTGCCAGAAATTTATGATCGATTAGTTACAAATACAACCGAATTAAATAATGTTCATTATTATCGGTTGGCATTGAGCAGTAACAATGGAACTGAACTTTTTTATGTTTCAGAACGCTCTACTCGTCCGGGAGTTGCATCACAAGCTGGATCGCTACGTAAACCAAAACAACGATTGTCAAAATCCCCACTAATATTTCCTCGAACAACAATGGTGCAAACCGTTACCCTGGATACATGGGCGAACGAGAATGCAATACAAACAATTGATCTTATGTGGCTTGATACACAAGGTCATGAGCTTGCGATACTTCAAGCTGCACCAATAATGATCAAAAACATTACTATTATTTTAGCAGAGGTATCATTTATTGAAAGTTATGAAGGTCAACCACTGTATGAGGATATTGTTGCATGGATGACCAATCATGGGTTTGATCATATTGGGCGTGATTTTGAAGATACAAACACATCATTTTTTGGTAATGCGTTGTTTGTGAGAAAATAA
- a CDS encoding glycosyltransferase, translating to MKISIIIPAYNEEERIERTMRAYHHFFTEKQQQINLFFELVIVLNGCKDNTIGVVQAVRNDLPENTIVIINMQQAGKGLAIKAGFVDTLIRDNDLIGFVDADMATAPQAFYDLVANIADVDGVIASRYMPGAHITPERPAYKRWGSRIIYEPYVWLLFGLTYYDLQCGAKLFKRAVIERITPQLTVTQWAFDAELLYLCKKAGFTIKEIPTVWHDQADSKLTLRGGMRMFSALFKVWRQHRF from the coding sequence ATGAAAATAAGTATTATTATTCCCGCATATAACGAAGAAGAGCGCATTGAAAGAACAATGCGCGCATACCATCACTTTTTTACAGAAAAACAACAACAAATCAATCTGTTTTTTGAGCTTGTCATCGTACTCAATGGTTGCAAAGATAACACCATCGGCGTTGTACAAGCAGTACGCAATGATCTGCCAGAAAACACCATTGTTATCATCAATATGCAACAAGCCGGAAAAGGTTTAGCTATCAAAGCAGGCTTTGTCGACACTTTAATCAGAGACAATGATTTAATCGGATTTGTTGATGCAGATATGGCAACTGCTCCGCAAGCATTTTACGACCTTGTAGCAAACATTGCAGATGTTGACGGTGTCATTGCAAGTCGCTATATGCCTGGTGCACACATAACTCCAGAACGCCCCGCATACAAACGCTGGGGCAGTCGTATTATTTATGAACCATACGTATGGTTACTGTTTGGATTAACATATTATGATCTGCAATGTGGTGCAAAATTATTCAAAAGGGCGGTTATAGAACGCATAACGCCACAACTGACCGTTACGCAATGGGCATTTGATGCAGAACTGCTTTATTTATGCAAAAAAGCTGGCTTTACCATTAAAGAAATACCAACCGTGTGGCACGATCAAGCTGATAGTAAATTAACACTACGAGGTGGAATGCGCATGTTCAGTGCACTATTTAAAGTGTGGCGTCAACATCGTTTTTAG
- the glyA gene encoding serine hydroxymethyltransferase: MNVNSPDREIFNIIEREKQRQEETINLIASENYVSSAVMAATGSVLTNKYAEGYPGKRYYPGCVQVDEAEVLAIERCKKLFNAQHANVQPHSGSQANMAVYFSLLQPGDTILGMSLSSGGHLTHGHGVNFSGTLFNSVQYTVNRETECLDYDEIERLAQQHKPKLIICGASAYSRIIDFEKLSQIAKSVNALLLADIAHIAGLVATGLHPSPIDCADFVTSTTHKTLRGPRGGLIMSSAEHALKIDRAIMPGMQGGPLMNTIAAKAVAFHEALQPSFVEYQQQIINNARAIANEFISLGYRIVAGGTDNHLFIVDLTAKNISGLKADNALEKAGINITRSCIPFDTRKPWETSGIRVGSPAVTTRGMQEQQMKEIVHLIDDVIKHHDNDVVLSAIKVKARNLCAQFPINL; encoded by the coding sequence ATGAATGTAAATAGTCCTGATCGAGAAATTTTTAACATTATTGAACGGGAAAAACAGCGTCAAGAAGAGACAATTAATCTTATTGCTTCAGAAAATTATGTTTCATCGGCAGTGATGGCTGCGACAGGGTCAGTACTGACCAATAAATATGCTGAAGGTTATCCTGGCAAACGGTACTATCCTGGTTGTGTGCAGGTTGATGAGGCGGAAGTTTTGGCAATAGAGCGTTGTAAAAAACTTTTTAATGCGCAGCATGCCAATGTGCAACCACATTCTGGTTCACAAGCAAATATGGCGGTTTATTTTTCATTGTTGCAGCCAGGTGATACCATTTTGGGTATGAGTTTAAGTTCTGGTGGCCATTTGACGCATGGGCATGGAGTAAACTTTTCTGGTACATTATTCAACAGTGTACAATACACAGTAAACCGCGAAACTGAATGTCTTGATTATGATGAAATTGAACGATTGGCGCAGCAACACAAACCAAAATTAATTATTTGTGGTGCATCAGCGTATTCGCGCATCATAGATTTTGAAAAACTGTCGCAGATTGCAAAAAGTGTTAACGCCCTGCTGCTTGCAGACATTGCGCATATTGCCGGTCTGGTGGCAACAGGATTACATCCAAGTCCTATTGATTGTGCCGATTTTGTAACAAGTACAACGCACAAAACATTGCGTGGTCCACGCGGTGGATTGATTATGAGTTCTGCTGAACATGCGTTGAAAATTGATCGTGCAATTATGCCGGGTATGCAAGGTGGCCCATTAATGAATACTATTGCAGCAAAAGCAGTTGCGTTCCACGAAGCGCTCCAACCATCGTTTGTGGAGTATCAGCAACAAATTATTAACAATGCTCGCGCAATAGCGAATGAATTTATTTCGCTCGGATATCGTATTGTTGCAGGTGGTACAGATAATCATTTATTTATTGTTGATTTAACTGCAAAAAATATCAGTGGATTAAAAGCTGATAACGCGCTTGAAAAAGCAGGAATAAATATAACGCGTAGCTGTATTCCGTTTGATACAAGAAAACCATGGGAAACAAGTGGTATTCGTGTTGGTAGCCCTGCTGTAACAACACGTGGTATGCAAGAACAACAGATGAAAGAAATAGTACATTTGATTGACGATGTAATTAAGCATCATGATAACGATGTAGTTTTGAGTGCGATAAAAGTTAAAGCACGAAACTTATGTGCGCAGTTTCCGATAAATTTGTAA
- the efp gene encoding elongation factor P yields MIATTDFKKGMKILYNNAPYMILDYHHVKPGKGGAFVKTKMRNMITGLIWEDTFRSGEKFDQPDLEYNDMQFLYADGGLYHFMDQKTFDQVSFNKEQIEEVLDFLKEQEVYTVLNFEGKPITVTAPMFMEIAVKETMPGVRGDTAQGGATKPATLESGLVIQVPLFVNEGDMIKIDTRDKSYMERVKK; encoded by the coding sequence GTGATTGCTACGACAGATTTTAAAAAAGGCATGAAAATTCTTTATAACAACGCCCCATACATGATTTTGGACTATCACCATGTAAAACCAGGAAAAGGCGGCGCTTTTGTTAAAACAAAAATGAGAAATATGATAACCGGGCTTATCTGGGAAGATACCTTCCGTTCCGGTGAAAAATTCGATCAACCAGACCTTGAATACAACGATATGCAGTTTCTTTATGCTGATGGTGGCCTCTATCACTTTATGGATCAAAAAACCTTTGATCAAGTTTCATTCAATAAAGAACAAATTGAAGAAGTGCTCGATTTTCTTAAAGAACAAGAAGTATATACCGTGCTTAATTTTGAAGGCAAACCAATAACGGTGACTGCTCCTATGTTCATGGAAATAGCAGTTAAAGAAACAATGCCAGGAGTCAGAGGCGATACCGCTCAAGGTGGCGCAACAAAACCGGCAACTTTAGAATCTGGCCTTGTGATTCAGGTTCCTTTGTTTGTGAATGAAGGCGATATGATCAAAATAGATACACGCGATAAATCGTATATGGAACGAGTTAAAAAATAA
- the nusB gene encoding transcription antitermination factor NusB encodes MCSLFSSSEEITKQDSEQQAPKSYDDLSRRDVRSLVFHFLYAAEAFNYEESVESIIDSFNRGFDLNIPLDGELANIVNAIVTARDELEKTYEPYLANWRSERVSVCTKLILLFAIWELKNTETDARIIINEAIELAKCFAEEDAYRFVNGILDPVSKEFRKESSISTES; translated from the coding sequence ATGTGCTCACTCTTTTCATCTTCAGAAGAAATTACTAAACAAGACAGCGAACAACAAGCTCCCAAATCATACGATGATTTGTCACGGCGTGATGTTCGTTCTCTTGTTTTCCATTTTTTATATGCAGCAGAAGCTTTTAATTATGAAGAATCTGTAGAATCTATCATAGACAGCTTTAATCGTGGATTTGATCTCAATATTCCCTTAGATGGAGAACTCGCTAACATTGTGAATGCAATTGTTACTGCACGCGATGAGCTTGAAAAAACCTACGAACCGTATTTAGCAAACTGGCGTTCTGAACGAGTAAGTGTTTGCACCAAACTTATTTTATTGTTCGCAATTTGGGAACTTAAAAATACCGAAACTGATGCTCGCATTATTATTAATGAAGCGATTGAACTCGCAAAATGCTTCGCCGAGGAAGACGCTTACAGATTTGTTAACGGGATATTGGATCCAGTTTCTAAAGAATTCCGTAAAGAATCAAGTATCAGTACTGAAAGTTGA
- a CDS encoding alpha/beta hydrolase produces MRTIKKIISIFCIISTVFVAQAQSVFILIHGTWGADCSWYVPKGDFFDALEETVCKKNSAVVSFRWSGGAGHDARVKAAQSLVKLIRTYHPSVAIYLVAHSHGGNVATLASHMLTQEEDNKHHIRALFTLGTPIMSNYFPNMNTIHYLYNLFSFEDIIQTVFGVSLREYPEHKRIANLRVYINGKEPDHAGLHHTLIGKWLPYLHQHFKQHLQDQGIVGYISEPSIVYFASDKAPEYVFDVNRTALLERDRQLSVLILDSLRNSLETGSNIPLTNL; encoded by the coding sequence ATGCGTACTATCAAGAAAATCATCAGTATTTTTTGTATTATATCAACAGTTTTTGTAGCTCAAGCGCAATCAGTTTTTATCCTTATCCATGGAACATGGGGAGCAGATTGTAGTTGGTATGTGCCCAAAGGCGATTTTTTTGATGCGCTTGAAGAAACCGTTTGCAAAAAAAATAGTGCGGTTGTTTCGTTCCGCTGGAGTGGTGGAGCTGGCCATGATGCGCGCGTAAAAGCAGCGCAGAGCCTTGTAAAACTTATTAGAACGTATCACCCTTCTGTTGCCATTTATTTAGTAGCGCATAGCCATGGTGGTAATGTTGCAACGCTCGCGTCTCATATGTTGACGCAAGAAGAAGACAACAAGCATCATATTCGTGCATTATTCACTCTGGGAACTCCAATTATGAGCAACTATTTTCCGAACATGAACACTATACATTATTTGTATAATTTGTTTTCATTTGAAGATATTATACAAACTGTTTTTGGTGTATCGTTGCGTGAATATCCTGAGCACAAACGCATAGCAAATTTACGAGTTTATATTAATGGAAAAGAGCCTGATCATGCCGGGTTGCATCATACGCTTATTGGCAAATGGCTGCCTTATCTGCATCAGCACTTTAAACAGCATTTACAAGATCAGGGTATTGTAGGATATATATCGGAGCCAAGCATAGTATATTTTGCTAGCGACAAGGCTCCAGAATATGTTTTTGATGTCAATAGAACTGCATTATTGGAAAGAGATCGTCAACTTTCAGTACTGATACTTGATTCTTTACGGAATTCTTTAGAAACTGGATCCAATATCCCGTTAACAAATCTGTAA
- a CDS encoding ATP-binding protein — MHIKRILTGQVIEAASEFPVVAIVGPRQSGKTTLVQTVFSEHKYISLEDFDIRALAKTDPRAFLTNYPTANGIILDEIQHAPELLSYMQTIVDREKKNGFFIVTGSQNFLVDEAITQTLAGRMAVLTLLPLSLSELEAAALLPEKAETLIYKGFYPKAHAENISVERLYSNYLRLYVERDVRQITNVSDLNTFQKFMRLCAGRTGQILNLTSLGNDCGVNYNTAKAWISLLEASYVLFLLHPYYKNFGKRLIKAPKLYFIDTGIACSLLKIRSVQELSDHYLRGSLVESMIIADLLKQQYNLEQQPSLYFWRDVSGHELDCIIDESQHPIPVEIKAGQTIATDFFKELNFWNKTTNTPHAPQYLIYGGNEDQKWPAAQVLSWKHAGTLIKKIR; from the coding sequence ATGCATATAAAACGTATATTGACCGGTCAGGTTATTGAAGCTGCTTCTGAATTTCCTGTTGTTGCAATTGTTGGCCCTCGCCAATCTGGCAAAACAACCCTTGTCCAAACTGTATTTTCTGAACATAAATACATATCGCTAGAAGATTTCGATATTCGGGCACTCGCCAAAACTGATCCTCGCGCTTTTTTAACTAACTACCCAACCGCAAATGGCATAATTTTAGATGAAATACAACATGCTCCAGAATTGCTATCGTACATGCAAACTATAGTTGATCGCGAAAAAAAGAACGGTTTTTTTATTGTCACAGGTTCACAAAATTTTTTGGTTGACGAAGCAATAACACAAACTCTCGCAGGAAGAATGGCTGTGTTAACACTTTTACCATTATCACTCAGTGAACTTGAAGCAGCTGCCCTATTACCTGAAAAAGCGGAAACTCTTATATACAAAGGCTTCTACCCCAAAGCTCATGCCGAAAATATTTCTGTTGAACGTTTATATAGCAACTATCTTCGCTTGTACGTGGAACGTGATGTCCGACAAATTACCAATGTTTCTGATTTAAATACCTTCCAGAAATTTATGCGATTATGCGCAGGACGCACTGGTCAGATTTTAAACTTAACCTCTTTAGGCAATGACTGTGGAGTAAATTACAATACTGCAAAAGCATGGATTTCATTGCTAGAAGCAAGCTATGTTCTTTTCTTATTACACCCTTACTATAAAAACTTTGGAAAACGACTCATCAAAGCGCCAAAGCTCTATTTTATTGATACGGGCATTGCATGTTCACTATTAAAAATACGCTCTGTTCAAGAATTATCTGACCACTATTTACGTGGCAGCCTTGTTGAATCAATGATTATTGCGGACCTATTAAAACAACAATACAATCTCGAACAACAGCCGAGTTTATATTTTTGGCGAGATGTTAGTGGTCACGAACTCGATTGCATTATTGATGAATCGCAACATCCAATCCCAGTGGAAATTAAAGCAGGACAAACTATTGCAACTGATTTTTTTAAGGAGTTAAACTTCTGGAATAAAACAACAAATACTCCACATGCACCACAATATCTTATTTATGGCGGCAATGAGGATCAAAAATGGCCTGCAGCTCAAGTATTAAGTTGGAAGCATGCTGGCACATTAATTAAAAAAATACGCTAA